One part of the Mariniblastus fucicola genome encodes these proteins:
- a CDS encoding recombinase family protein has translation MIPSWRRTNGQVTRLRPAFEQLKTAIFNGEVKTVVVWKLDRLSRRQRDGINILADWCEQGVRVVSVTQQLDLSGSVGRIVAGVLFGVAEMELEHVRERQAAGIAAAKKRGVYDNLEGRPKGSTKANPKVAEELAAQGLNKSEIARALGVHRHTVAKYLENRA, from the coding sequence TTGATACCATCTTGGCGGCGAACAAATGGTCAAGTAACACGGTTGCGCCCCGCCTTTGAACAACTAAAGACCGCTATCTTCAATGGCGAGGTGAAAACGGTTGTTGTCTGGAAGCTCGATCGACTTTCGCGGCGGCAACGAGACGGTATCAACATCCTGGCGGATTGGTGCGAGCAGGGCGTCCGCGTCGTGAGCGTCACGCAGCAGCTCGATCTGAGCGGATCGGTTGGCCGTATCGTCGCCGGCGTCCTGTTCGGTGTCGCTGAAATGGAACTTGAGCATGTGCGTGAACGCCAAGCGGCCGGAATAGCGGCCGCAAAGAAGCGAGGCGTCTACGACAACCTTGAAGGGCGACCAAAGGGATCAACCAAAGCTAATCCCAAAGTAGCAGAAGAACTTGCCGCTCAAGGCTTGAACAAATCCGAAATCGCTCGGGCATTGGGGGTTCACCGGCATACGGTAGCAAAATATCTCGAAAATCGGGCCTAG
- a CDS encoding YwqG family protein: protein MHDVELASHELTPYADSIRRASRPCLAGILCEQERDSYFGGMPKLPSGFDWPTKDGHPLAFVGQLHCQDIDLVPTDDGDLLFFYDNRHWGDSPNDAGHAIVAHIQPGIVRITPELPTCTVPSFFGLMKKNVRPRRYRRVNVKFERSASYPGYERQLLTFPDDVADECYTEFCSAVQADIQVGGYPFPIQSDFMERDCVNALGVGDTDDWVLLLQLFEVGDMMWGDAGALYWFIHKDDLRGMHFDRVWMVSQSH from the coding sequence ATGCACGACGTTGAGCTCGCATCGCATGAACTGACTCCCTACGCGGACTCGATTCGTCGAGCATCGCGTCCCTGTCTCGCGGGGATCCTTTGCGAACAGGAACGCGATTCCTATTTCGGAGGCATGCCAAAGCTGCCGTCCGGATTCGACTGGCCCACAAAAGACGGCCATCCGCTTGCTTTCGTGGGACAACTCCACTGCCAAGACATTGACCTGGTTCCAACTGACGACGGCGACCTGCTGTTCTTCTACGACAACAGACATTGGGGAGACAGTCCCAACGATGCTGGCCACGCCATTGTGGCTCATATCCAACCGGGCATCGTTCGCATTACGCCAGAGTTACCAACCTGCACGGTTCCCTCGTTCTTCGGCCTGATGAAAAAGAACGTTCGCCCCCGACGCTATCGACGTGTCAACGTAAAGTTTGAACGATCGGCCAGCTATCCCGGGTATGAGCGGCAGTTGCTGACGTTTCCTGACGACGTCGCCGACGAATGCTACACGGAATTTTGCAGTGCAGTCCAAGCCGATATCCAGGTGGGCGGATACCCATTCCCCATCCAATCCGACTTCATGGAACGCGATTGCGTGAACGCATTGGGCGTCGGGGACACGGATGATTGGGTCCTACTTCTTCAGCTGTTTGAAGTTGGGGACATGATGTGGGGCGATGCTGGAGCGCTCTACTGGTTCATCCACAAAGACGACTTGCGTGGCATGCATTTCGACCGCGTGTGGATGGTGTCGCAAAGCCACTAA
- a CDS encoding SDR family oxidoreductase → MDSKVAVITAAGSGMGAAIARTLASLDYKVAILSSSGRGEALAEELGGVGVTGSNQNIDDLKRLVDAATDSFGGVDAVVNSAGHGPKGKILDITDDDWHLAMDVYLLNVIRVSRLVTPILESRGGGSIVNISTFAAFEPDPAFPTSAAMRAALASFTKQYADEYASQNIRMNNILPGFIDSLPEKQQFRDRIPMGRYGTTNEIAQTAAFLLSDGAAYITGQNIRVDGGITRSV, encoded by the coding sequence ATGGATTCAAAAGTCGCCGTGATTACCGCCGCTGGAAGCGGCATGGGTGCTGCCATTGCTCGCACGCTTGCCAGCCTCGACTACAAGGTTGCCATCTTGTCGTCGTCCGGCCGTGGTGAAGCACTCGCAGAAGAATTGGGCGGTGTGGGCGTCACCGGATCGAACCAAAACATTGATGATCTGAAACGCCTCGTTGACGCGGCGACGGATTCGTTCGGCGGTGTCGACGCCGTCGTCAACAGTGCCGGTCACGGCCCGAAAGGAAAGATCCTGGACATCACCGATGACGACTGGCACTTGGCGATGGATGTGTACCTGCTCAACGTGATCCGGGTATCTCGTCTGGTAACCCCGATTCTTGAATCGCGCGGCGGGGGATCGATCGTCAACATTTCCACATTTGCAGCATTTGAACCTGACCCAGCCTTTCCCACGTCGGCAGCCATGCGTGCCGCACTCGCCTCGTTCACCAAACAGTATGCCGATGAGTACGCGTCGCAAAACATCCGCATGAACAACATTCTCCCCGGCTTCATCGATAGCCTTCCTGAAAAACAACAATTCCGCGATCGCATCCCAATGGGTCGTTACGGCACGACCAACGAAATTGCCCAAACCGCGGCCTTCCTCTTGTCGGATGGTGCAGCATACATCACCGGCCAGAACATTCGGGTTGATGGCGGAATCACCCGGTCTGTATAA
- a CDS encoding P-loop NTPase family protein — translation MRKVIVFGNSGSGKSTLAKSLAASNGLAHFDLDTIAWLPTSPPERMPIAESGSHIGNFISANASWVIEGCYADLLEIASHDATEAVFLNLSVDDCVSNAQNRPWEPHKYPSKQAQDENLEMLLNWIRSYPTRDDPCSQAAHEKLYSNFQGTKTMVAENR, via the coding sequence ATGCGAAAAGTAATCGTATTCGGAAATTCAGGGTCCGGGAAATCGACGCTGGCGAAATCCTTGGCAGCCTCCAATGGCCTTGCCCATTTCGACCTCGATACCATTGCCTGGTTGCCGACAAGCCCGCCTGAACGAATGCCAATCGCGGAATCCGGAAGTCACATTGGCAATTTCATATCGGCCAACGCAAGTTGGGTTATCGAAGGCTGCTATGCCGATCTTCTGGAAATTGCATCCCATGATGCGACCGAAGCCGTGTTTCTTAACCTGTCGGTTGACGACTGTGTTTCGAACGCCCAGAATCGCCCATGGGAACCTCACAAGTATCCTTCAAAACAGGCGCAGGATGAAAACCTTGAAATGCTGCTGAACTGGATACGTTCCTACCCAACCCGTGACGACCCCTGTTCGCAGGCCGCCCACGAAAAGCTGTACTCCAATTTTCAGGGAACCAAAACGATGGTTGCCGAGAACCGATAA
- a CDS encoding aspartate/glutamate racemase family protein, translating into MRTLGLIGGTSWHSTIEYYREINQAVNEHFGNNTNPPLMLYSLNQFAIHAFQREGRWDEIARLISDAAERLEKGGAEGLMFCANTPHKVYETVLTAVNVPIIHICDATSKAIQSKQISKVGLIGTRFTMEESFMVDRFAANGVEAIVPESAAEVTELHRIIQEELTFGNIESRSKSFVHRAIGSLIQRGAEGIVLGCTEFPLMFAAGELQVPTFSTTEIHARAATEFVLAD; encoded by the coding sequence ATGAGAACGTTAGGATTGATTGGTGGAACTTCGTGGCATTCGACTATCGAGTATTACCGTGAGATAAATCAGGCAGTCAATGAGCACTTCGGAAACAATACCAATCCACCGCTGATGCTGTACAGCTTGAATCAGTTTGCGATCCATGCGTTTCAACGAGAAGGTCGCTGGGATGAGATTGCCAGGTTGATCTCGGACGCGGCCGAGCGATTGGAGAAAGGCGGCGCGGAAGGGTTGATGTTTTGCGCGAACACGCCGCACAAAGTTTACGAAACCGTCCTGACAGCAGTGAACGTTCCCATCATTCACATTTGCGATGCAACCTCGAAAGCGATTCAGTCGAAACAGATTTCGAAAGTCGGATTAATTGGCACGCGATTCACAATGGAGGAGTCCTTTATGGTCGATCGCTTTGCTGCCAATGGTGTCGAGGCAATCGTGCCCGAATCAGCGGCTGAAGTCACCGAGCTGCATAGGATCATTCAGGAAGAGCTGACTTTTGGGAACATCGAGTCCCGTTCGAAATCCTTCGTCCATCGGGCAATCGGATCGTTGATCCAGCGAGGCGCTGAAGGCATCGTGCTTGGGTGTACCGAGTTTCCGCTGATGTTTGCGGCTGGAGAATTGCAGGTCCCGACTTTCAGCACAACGGAAATTCACGCCAGAGCAGCCACTGAATTTGTGCTGGCGGACTAA